One Verrucomicrobiota bacterium genomic window carries:
- a CDS encoding sulfatase: protein MKILFLALLYLLLQGSAQAALEKPNVLFIAVDDLRTSLGCYGDPVVKSPNIDSLAATARLFNRAYCQQSVCGPSRASILTGKLPDNTGVWHNRNLFRKTLPELVTLPQLFKNNGYHAQGLGKVFSGNEKEEDPLSWSVPHVLRLEGWKNYALPENNHREGKGVPFEKAEVPDDGYPDGQLANLAIQTLKTLSRKPEPFFLAVGFFKPHLPFNAPRKYWDLYDPSEFVLQGNTTRTRGAPEVAYPDHLELGGYEGVPSDERVSVEQARDLRHGYYACVSYTDAQVGKLLDALKQLGLEENTIVVLFGDHGYSLGEADHWCKDTNFELDTHVPLMIRVPGMPQPGATTDSLTEYVDIYPTLAELAMLSPPADLDGRSLVPILEHPTAPGHDLVLSQFSRPFKGGNPEIMGYSIRNSDHRYTRWIDWKSRNILSEELYDYTSSVSTQRLSNFLIERENLADNPGFAVLQNTMSKKMDVQLRARTRPVTLNVSGKKSLSKP from the coding sequence ATGAAAATCCTTTTTTTAGCCCTACTGTATCTGCTTCTTCAAGGGAGTGCGCAGGCTGCCTTGGAGAAGCCCAACGTGCTCTTTATCGCGGTTGACGATTTACGAACTTCTTTAGGTTGTTATGGCGATCCGGTGGTCAAATCACCGAATATCGACAGTTTAGCGGCAACGGCGCGCTTGTTTAATCGTGCCTACTGCCAACAGTCGGTGTGCGGTCCGTCGCGTGCTTCCATCCTGACTGGAAAGCTCCCGGACAATACAGGTGTTTGGCACAATCGAAATTTGTTTCGAAAAACTCTGCCGGAGCTTGTAACTCTGCCGCAGCTTTTCAAAAATAATGGATACCATGCTCAGGGATTGGGCAAAGTATTCAGTGGTAATGAGAAAGAAGAAGACCCGTTATCGTGGTCGGTGCCACACGTGTTACGGCTTGAGGGTTGGAAGAACTACGCGCTACCTGAAAACAACCACCGTGAAGGGAAGGGAGTACCATTTGAAAAGGCTGAAGTGCCAGACGATGGATACCCGGATGGTCAACTCGCGAACCTTGCCATCCAAACCCTGAAAACTCTCAGCCGGAAGCCGGAGCCTTTTTTCCTGGCCGTCGGCTTTTTCAAGCCGCACTTGCCTTTCAATGCCCCCAGAAAATATTGGGATCTGTATGATCCGTCTGAATTCGTATTGCAGGGGAATACCACCCGAACACGGGGCGCTCCCGAGGTAGCTTACCCTGACCATCTGGAGCTCGGCGGGTACGAAGGAGTCCCGTCAGACGAGCGTGTTTCAGTTGAGCAAGCCCGTGACCTGCGCCACGGCTATTATGCCTGTGTCAGCTACACGGACGCACAGGTGGGGAAACTGCTTGATGCGTTAAAACAACTAGGTCTCGAAGAAAATACCATTGTTGTTCTTTTCGGTGATCATGGTTACTCGCTGGGTGAAGCGGATCATTGGTGCAAGGACACCAACTTCGAACTGGATACGCATGTTCCTCTTATGATACGCGTACCCGGAATGCCACAGCCGGGTGCCACCACCGATTCCTTAACCGAATACGTCGACATCTACCCTACGCTTGCCGAACTCGCAATGCTCAGCCCACCTGCGGATCTCGATGGCCGAAGCCTCGTGCCTATTCTTGAGCATCCCACCGCCCCAGGCCACGACCTGGTACTCAGCCAGTTCTCCCGCCCTTTCAAGGGCGGCAATCCCGAAATCATGGGCTATTCAATTCGCAACTCCGACCATCGCTACACGCGTTGGATTGATTGGAAATCGCGCAACATTTTGTCTGAGGAGCTTTACGATTATACTTCTTCTGTCAGTACCCAACGGTTGTCGAATTTTCTCATCGAGCGCGAAAATCTGGCGGACAATCCCGGCTTTGCAGTGCTGCAAAACACCATGAGCAAAAAAATGGATGTCCAACTTCGCGCCAGAACCCGGCCCGTTACCTTAAATGTCTCGGGCAAGAAATCTTTGAGTAAACCATGA